One window of the Eucalyptus grandis isolate ANBG69807.140 chromosome 6, ASM1654582v1, whole genome shotgun sequence genome contains the following:
- the LOC104450651 gene encoding uncharacterized protein LOC104450651 isoform X2: protein MGSGFKPSTPAFRPQVNEDLALLLLKNESDGSTGMVGQVSNDGSGNLSAPCTSPTTHVPYGNWQGAADSDNRDFPSASTTLTVSDFQFSNLTSSVTRLNHTSGNGNSPMLQGQGMHAPSISRNSFRVPDSSSYGNAVTLDNLMSSRNSVRGPLTSRDYADFRGNVSAGLRTIGPTWATNVQRGHDSMVISRVANCATNLQNSPTNLGIMQANSSRGSQGLLQGQSSNNNMLMGNLEEQMLLAPLLNQRSDSGQVGEDGGGMFNMLQFKSPEKLDGRLLTLATGTHTEMSSKPFVSGSYNTQETGGGNYHGHNGNLLHPENSTSGGSVLFQSVDGNSVSYKNATSSSGHQEIRSSQCGNLHLQHCNIGQSRLVSSSKSTVSDHSVQQGLAQHGLAQHGSTRCPSSSSPFFQNNAQAASHALGNSGNLGQSWANHVAKPVPNLLSCSSAGALPSAVKQPELQQISNMPVRPSRKREAPQLPSGAYNLVRRKTQPITSSSVSSSTQTTIPSQPIARSSVPTLRQTATTLQLTTTPCIPSSRPTLAPLQPVNSLYIPSSRQNATSSRQNATSSQLIRQVASPLPPLAEQHRSVAGFIPTPRTVPAFPYPAQPIQYDPIQRQGALAQPYIPAPNQVAPCLPHRAQSVRPLSNQLQNSLPLASPHRPPVHPYSPPLPQHSPAARAGLTLRQIARPTALVSPAVPLRIVPRAAHPPPGIANPSAPSAHIRLEVEDDASQLIGHKCLLCNRDLRYEPGSGPISIPSRPPTIAVLPCGHTFHESCLDWITPKDQAKDPPCVTCIFGED, encoded by the exons ATGGGGAGTGGATTCAAGCCATCCACCCCCGCTTTCCGTCCACAAGTGAATGAAGACCTCGCATTACTTTTGCTAAAGAATGAATCTGATGGCTCTACTGGGATGGTTGGTCAAGTGAGTAATGATGGAAGTGGCAATCTTTCCGCCCCTTGTACATCGCCAACAACCCATGTTCCATATGGGAACTGGCAAGGAGCAGCTGATTCAGACAATAGGGACTTCCCATCAGCTAGTACTACCCTTACAGTTAGTGACTTCCAGTTCAGTAATTTGACGAGTTCAGTGACTAGGTTAAATCATACTAGTGGAAATGGTAACTCCCCCATGTTGCAAGGACAAGGCATGCATGCTCCAAGCATCAGTCGGAACTCCTTTAGGGTGCCTGATAGTAGCTCTTATGGTAATGCGGTCACATTGGACAATCTGATGAGTAGTAGAAACAGTGTCCGGGGTCCTTTGACTTCAAGAGACTATGCTGATTTCAGAGGCAATGTTAGCGCAGGACTTAGGACAATTGGACCTACCTGGGCAACAAATGTACAGAGAGGTCACGATTCCATGGTCATTAGTAGGGTAGCCAACTGTGCTACCAATCTTCAGAATTCTCCTACAAACTTGGGAATCATGCAGGCAAATTCAAGCAGAGGCTCACAAGGCTTGTTGCAAGGACAGTCAAGTAATAACAATATGTTAATGGGGAATCTTGAGGAACAAATGCTACTTGCGCCTTTGCTAAACCAAAGATCAGATAGTGGTCAAGTAGGAGAGGATGGTGGTGGCATGTTCAACATGCTGCAGTTCAAATCTCCTGAAAAACTTGATGGACGACTTTTGACCCTTGCAACAGGAACTCACACAGAGATGAGCTCAAAACCTTTTGTCTCTGGCAGCTATAATACTCAAGAAACTGGTGGGGGCAATTATCATGGTCATAATGGTAATCTGTTGCATCCTGAAAACAGCACATCTGGAGGTTCTGTTCTGTTCCAGAGTGTGGATGGTAACTCTGTAAGCTACAAAAATGCCACTTCGTCCAGCGGACACCAAGAAATCAGGTCAAGCCAGTGTGGCAATTTACATTTGCAGCATTGCAATATAGGTCAAAGTCGTCTagtgtcatcttcaaaatcaactGTCAGTGACCACTCTGTACAGCAAGGTTTGGCACAGCATGGTTTGGCACAGCATGGCTCGACTAGGtgtccatcttcatcttctccatttTTTCAGAATAATGCTCAAGCAGCTTCTCATGCATTGGGGAATTCAG GTAATCTAGGGCAAAGTTGGGCAAATCATGTGGCCAAGCCAGTTCCAAATCTTCTTAGCTGCAGTTCTGCTG GTGCATTACCAAGCGCTGTGAAGCAACCTGAGCTTCAACAAATCTCTAATATGCCTGTCAGACCATCGCGTAAGAGAGAGGCACCGCAACTTCCATCTGGTGCTTATAATCTGGTTCGCAGGAAGACCCAGCCCATCACTTCATCATCAGTATCTTCTTCAACACAGACAACAATACCTTCACAACCTATTGCTCGTTCATCAGTTCCTACACTAAGACAAACTGCAACAACTTTACAACTGACCACTACTCCATGCATCCCATCTTCAAGGCCAACTTTAGCGCCTTTACAACCTGTTAACTCTTTATATATACCTTCTTCAAGACAAAATGCAACTTCTTCAAGACAAAATGCTACTTCTTCACAACTCATACGCCAGGTTGCTTCACCTCTGCCCCCTTTGGCCGAGCAGCATCGATCTGTTGCAGGTTTCATCCCAACACCACGAACTGTGCCAGCATTTCCTTATCCAGCCCAGCCAATACAGTATGACCCCATCCAACGGCAGGGTGCTTTAGCTCAGCCATATATTCCAGCACCAAACCAGGTTGCTCCATGTCTCCCTCACCGAGCTCAATCTGTAAGACCTCTTTCAAATCAGCTTCAAAATTCTCTACCTTTAGCTTCACCTCATAGGCCCCCTGTGCATCCGTATTCTCCACCTCTACCTCAGCATTCTCCAGCAGCTCGCGCAGGGCTAACTTTAAGGCAGATTGCTCGACCTACTGCACTTGTGTCACCAGCTGTTCCCCTGAGAATTGTACCACGGGCTGCTCATCCACCGCCTGGAATAGCAAATCCTTCTGCACCTTCTGCGCATATAAGATTGGAAG TTGAAGATGATGCTTCCCAGCTCATTGGACATAAATGTCTCCTGTGCAACAGGGATCTTCGATATGAACCAGGATCAGGTCCTATCTCGATACCATCCCGTCCACCCACCATTGCTGTTCTTCCCTGTGGTCACACATTTCATGAGTCTTGTTTGGACTGGATCACTCCTAAAGACCAAGCTAAAGATCCTCCATGCGTCACCTGTATATTTGGGGAGGACTGA
- the LOC104450651 gene encoding uncharacterized protein LOC104450651 isoform X3 — translation MGSGFKPSTPAFRPQVNEDLALLLLKNESDGSTGMVGQVSNDGSGNLSAPCTSPTTHVPYGNWQGAADSDNRDFPSASTTLTVSDFQFSNLTSSVTRLNHTSGNGNSPMLQGQGMHAPSISRNSFRVPDSSSYGNAVTLDNLMSSRNSVRGPLTSRDYADFRGNVSAGLRTIGPTWATNVQRGHDSMVISRVANCATNLQNSPTNLGIMQANSSRGSQGLLQGQSSNNNMLMGNLEEQMLLAPLLNQRSDSGQVGEDGGGMFNMLQFKSPEKLDGRLLTLATGTHTEMSSKPFVSGSYNTQETGGGNYHGHNGNLLHPENSTSGGSVLFQSVDGNSVSYKNATSSSGHQEIRSSQCGNLHLQHCNIGQSRLVSSSKSTVSDHSVQQGLAQHGLAQHGSTRCPSSSSPFFQNNAQAASHALGNSGTQADRNLLRVPSKTISLSNSIFSPQHGQSGNLGQSWANHVAKPVPNLLSCSSAGALPSAVKQPELQQISNMPVRPSRKREAPQLPSGAYNLVRRKTQPITSSSVSSSTQTTIPSQPIARSSVPTLRQTATTLQLTTTPCIPSSRPTLAPLQPVNSLYIPSSRQNATSSRQNATSSQLIRQVASPLPPLAEQHRSVAGFIPTPRTVPAFPYPAQPIQYDPIQRQGALAQPYIPAPNQVAPCLPHRAQSHSPAARAGLTLRQIARPTALVSPAVPLRIVPRAAHPPPGIANPSAPSAHIRLEVEDDASQLIGHKCLLCNRDLRYEPGSGPISIPSRPPTIAVLPCGHTFHESCLDWITPKDQAKDPPCVTCIFGED, via the exons ATGGGGAGTGGATTCAAGCCATCCACCCCCGCTTTCCGTCCACAAGTGAATGAAGACCTCGCATTACTTTTGCTAAAGAATGAATCTGATGGCTCTACTGGGATGGTTGGTCAAGTGAGTAATGATGGAAGTGGCAATCTTTCCGCCCCTTGTACATCGCCAACAACCCATGTTCCATATGGGAACTGGCAAGGAGCAGCTGATTCAGACAATAGGGACTTCCCATCAGCTAGTACTACCCTTACAGTTAGTGACTTCCAGTTCAGTAATTTGACGAGTTCAGTGACTAGGTTAAATCATACTAGTGGAAATGGTAACTCCCCCATGTTGCAAGGACAAGGCATGCATGCTCCAAGCATCAGTCGGAACTCCTTTAGGGTGCCTGATAGTAGCTCTTATGGTAATGCGGTCACATTGGACAATCTGATGAGTAGTAGAAACAGTGTCCGGGGTCCTTTGACTTCAAGAGACTATGCTGATTTCAGAGGCAATGTTAGCGCAGGACTTAGGACAATTGGACCTACCTGGGCAACAAATGTACAGAGAGGTCACGATTCCATGGTCATTAGTAGGGTAGCCAACTGTGCTACCAATCTTCAGAATTCTCCTACAAACTTGGGAATCATGCAGGCAAATTCAAGCAGAGGCTCACAAGGCTTGTTGCAAGGACAGTCAAGTAATAACAATATGTTAATGGGGAATCTTGAGGAACAAATGCTACTTGCGCCTTTGCTAAACCAAAGATCAGATAGTGGTCAAGTAGGAGAGGATGGTGGTGGCATGTTCAACATGCTGCAGTTCAAATCTCCTGAAAAACTTGATGGACGACTTTTGACCCTTGCAACAGGAACTCACACAGAGATGAGCTCAAAACCTTTTGTCTCTGGCAGCTATAATACTCAAGAAACTGGTGGGGGCAATTATCATGGTCATAATGGTAATCTGTTGCATCCTGAAAACAGCACATCTGGAGGTTCTGTTCTGTTCCAGAGTGTGGATGGTAACTCTGTAAGCTACAAAAATGCCACTTCGTCCAGCGGACACCAAGAAATCAGGTCAAGCCAGTGTGGCAATTTACATTTGCAGCATTGCAATATAGGTCAAAGTCGTCTagtgtcatcttcaaaatcaactGTCAGTGACCACTCTGTACAGCAAGGTTTGGCACAGCATGGTTTGGCACAGCATGGCTCGACTAGGtgtccatcttcatcttctccatttTTTCAGAATAATGCTCAAGCAGCTTCTCATGCATTGGGGAATTCAGGTACACAAGCTGACAGGAATCTTTTGAGAGTACCCTCTAAAACAATCTCTCTGAGTAACAGCATCTTCTCTCCTCAGCATGGTCAATCTG GTAATCTAGGGCAAAGTTGGGCAAATCATGTGGCCAAGCCAGTTCCAAATCTTCTTAGCTGCAGTTCTGCTG GTGCATTACCAAGCGCTGTGAAGCAACCTGAGCTTCAACAAATCTCTAATATGCCTGTCAGACCATCGCGTAAGAGAGAGGCACCGCAACTTCCATCTGGTGCTTATAATCTGGTTCGCAGGAAGACCCAGCCCATCACTTCATCATCAGTATCTTCTTCAACACAGACAACAATACCTTCACAACCTATTGCTCGTTCATCAGTTCCTACACTAAGACAAACTGCAACAACTTTACAACTGACCACTACTCCATGCATCCCATCTTCAAGGCCAACTTTAGCGCCTTTACAACCTGTTAACTCTTTATATATACCTTCTTCAAGACAAAATGCAACTTCTTCAAGACAAAATGCTACTTCTTCACAACTCATACGCCAGGTTGCTTCACCTCTGCCCCCTTTGGCCGAGCAGCATCGATCTGTTGCAGGTTTCATCCCAACACCACGAACTGTGCCAGCATTTCCTTATCCAGCCCAGCCAATACAGTATGACCCCATCCAACGGCAGGGTGCTTTAGCTCAGCCATATATTCCAGCACCAAACCAGGTTGCTCCATGTCTCCCTCACCGAGCTCAATCT CATTCTCCAGCAGCTCGCGCAGGGCTAACTTTAAGGCAGATTGCTCGACCTACTGCACTTGTGTCACCAGCTGTTCCCCTGAGAATTGTACCACGGGCTGCTCATCCACCGCCTGGAATAGCAAATCCTTCTGCACCTTCTGCGCATATAAGATTGGAAG TTGAAGATGATGCTTCCCAGCTCATTGGACATAAATGTCTCCTGTGCAACAGGGATCTTCGATATGAACCAGGATCAGGTCCTATCTCGATACCATCCCGTCCACCCACCATTGCTGTTCTTCCCTGTGGTCACACATTTCATGAGTCTTGTTTGGACTGGATCACTCCTAAAGACCAAGCTAAAGATCCTCCATGCGTCACCTGTATATTTGGGGAGGACTGA
- the LOC104450651 gene encoding uncharacterized protein LOC104450651 isoform X1, giving the protein MGSGFKPSTPAFRPQVNEDLALLLLKNESDGSTGMVGQVSNDGSGNLSAPCTSPTTHVPYGNWQGAADSDNRDFPSASTTLTVSDFQFSNLTSSVTRLNHTSGNGNSPMLQGQGMHAPSISRNSFRVPDSSSYGNAVTLDNLMSSRNSVRGPLTSRDYADFRGNVSAGLRTIGPTWATNVQRGHDSMVISRVANCATNLQNSPTNLGIMQANSSRGSQGLLQGQSSNNNMLMGNLEEQMLLAPLLNQRSDSGQVGEDGGGMFNMLQFKSPEKLDGRLLTLATGTHTEMSSKPFVSGSYNTQETGGGNYHGHNGNLLHPENSTSGGSVLFQSVDGNSVSYKNATSSSGHQEIRSSQCGNLHLQHCNIGQSRLVSSSKSTVSDHSVQQGLAQHGLAQHGSTRCPSSSSPFFQNNAQAASHALGNSGTQADRNLLRVPSKTISLSNSIFSPQHGQSGNLGQSWANHVAKPVPNLLSCSSAGALPSAVKQPELQQISNMPVRPSRKREAPQLPSGAYNLVRRKTQPITSSSVSSSTQTTIPSQPIARSSVPTLRQTATTLQLTTTPCIPSSRPTLAPLQPVNSLYIPSSRQNATSSRQNATSSQLIRQVASPLPPLAEQHRSVAGFIPTPRTVPAFPYPAQPIQYDPIQRQGALAQPYIPAPNQVAPCLPHRAQSVRPLSNQLQNSLPLASPHRPPVHPYSPPLPQHSPAARAGLTLRQIARPTALVSPAVPLRIVPRAAHPPPGIANPSAPSAHIRLEVEDDASQLIGHKCLLCNRDLRYEPGSGPISIPSRPPTIAVLPCGHTFHESCLDWITPKDQAKDPPCVTCIFGED; this is encoded by the exons ATGGGGAGTGGATTCAAGCCATCCACCCCCGCTTTCCGTCCACAAGTGAATGAAGACCTCGCATTACTTTTGCTAAAGAATGAATCTGATGGCTCTACTGGGATGGTTGGTCAAGTGAGTAATGATGGAAGTGGCAATCTTTCCGCCCCTTGTACATCGCCAACAACCCATGTTCCATATGGGAACTGGCAAGGAGCAGCTGATTCAGACAATAGGGACTTCCCATCAGCTAGTACTACCCTTACAGTTAGTGACTTCCAGTTCAGTAATTTGACGAGTTCAGTGACTAGGTTAAATCATACTAGTGGAAATGGTAACTCCCCCATGTTGCAAGGACAAGGCATGCATGCTCCAAGCATCAGTCGGAACTCCTTTAGGGTGCCTGATAGTAGCTCTTATGGTAATGCGGTCACATTGGACAATCTGATGAGTAGTAGAAACAGTGTCCGGGGTCCTTTGACTTCAAGAGACTATGCTGATTTCAGAGGCAATGTTAGCGCAGGACTTAGGACAATTGGACCTACCTGGGCAACAAATGTACAGAGAGGTCACGATTCCATGGTCATTAGTAGGGTAGCCAACTGTGCTACCAATCTTCAGAATTCTCCTACAAACTTGGGAATCATGCAGGCAAATTCAAGCAGAGGCTCACAAGGCTTGTTGCAAGGACAGTCAAGTAATAACAATATGTTAATGGGGAATCTTGAGGAACAAATGCTACTTGCGCCTTTGCTAAACCAAAGATCAGATAGTGGTCAAGTAGGAGAGGATGGTGGTGGCATGTTCAACATGCTGCAGTTCAAATCTCCTGAAAAACTTGATGGACGACTTTTGACCCTTGCAACAGGAACTCACACAGAGATGAGCTCAAAACCTTTTGTCTCTGGCAGCTATAATACTCAAGAAACTGGTGGGGGCAATTATCATGGTCATAATGGTAATCTGTTGCATCCTGAAAACAGCACATCTGGAGGTTCTGTTCTGTTCCAGAGTGTGGATGGTAACTCTGTAAGCTACAAAAATGCCACTTCGTCCAGCGGACACCAAGAAATCAGGTCAAGCCAGTGTGGCAATTTACATTTGCAGCATTGCAATATAGGTCAAAGTCGTCTagtgtcatcttcaaaatcaactGTCAGTGACCACTCTGTACAGCAAGGTTTGGCACAGCATGGTTTGGCACAGCATGGCTCGACTAGGtgtccatcttcatcttctccatttTTTCAGAATAATGCTCAAGCAGCTTCTCATGCATTGGGGAATTCAGGTACACAAGCTGACAGGAATCTTTTGAGAGTACCCTCTAAAACAATCTCTCTGAGTAACAGCATCTTCTCTCCTCAGCATGGTCAATCTG GTAATCTAGGGCAAAGTTGGGCAAATCATGTGGCCAAGCCAGTTCCAAATCTTCTTAGCTGCAGTTCTGCTG GTGCATTACCAAGCGCTGTGAAGCAACCTGAGCTTCAACAAATCTCTAATATGCCTGTCAGACCATCGCGTAAGAGAGAGGCACCGCAACTTCCATCTGGTGCTTATAATCTGGTTCGCAGGAAGACCCAGCCCATCACTTCATCATCAGTATCTTCTTCAACACAGACAACAATACCTTCACAACCTATTGCTCGTTCATCAGTTCCTACACTAAGACAAACTGCAACAACTTTACAACTGACCACTACTCCATGCATCCCATCTTCAAGGCCAACTTTAGCGCCTTTACAACCTGTTAACTCTTTATATATACCTTCTTCAAGACAAAATGCAACTTCTTCAAGACAAAATGCTACTTCTTCACAACTCATACGCCAGGTTGCTTCACCTCTGCCCCCTTTGGCCGAGCAGCATCGATCTGTTGCAGGTTTCATCCCAACACCACGAACTGTGCCAGCATTTCCTTATCCAGCCCAGCCAATACAGTATGACCCCATCCAACGGCAGGGTGCTTTAGCTCAGCCATATATTCCAGCACCAAACCAGGTTGCTCCATGTCTCCCTCACCGAGCTCAATCTGTAAGACCTCTTTCAAATCAGCTTCAAAATTCTCTACCTTTAGCTTCACCTCATAGGCCCCCTGTGCATCCGTATTCTCCACCTCTACCTCAGCATTCTCCAGCAGCTCGCGCAGGGCTAACTTTAAGGCAGATTGCTCGACCTACTGCACTTGTGTCACCAGCTGTTCCCCTGAGAATTGTACCACGGGCTGCTCATCCACCGCCTGGAATAGCAAATCCTTCTGCACCTTCTGCGCATATAAGATTGGAAG TTGAAGATGATGCTTCCCAGCTCATTGGACATAAATGTCTCCTGTGCAACAGGGATCTTCGATATGAACCAGGATCAGGTCCTATCTCGATACCATCCCGTCCACCCACCATTGCTGTTCTTCCCTGTGGTCACACATTTCATGAGTCTTGTTTGGACTGGATCACTCCTAAAGACCAAGCTAAAGATCCTCCATGCGTCACCTGTATATTTGGGGAGGACTGA